A region of the Vigna unguiculata cultivar IT97K-499-35 chromosome 9, ASM411807v1, whole genome shotgun sequence genome:
tatacaaaaaaaaatgttatagatTTGGATAAAAATTTGTACACATTTTATTGAAGACCTTACTGTCAAAAGTATCCATCAGTAATTGCAATCACAAATTACTGACGGAATAAATTGACatattttaacaacaaaaatatttattggtgTTACAAATTCTAATTCCCTAGTGAAATTATATCAATAAATCTTTTatcaatgaaaatattaattagtaatttaaattctaaaattcatcgATAAATTTATATGTATCGGTGAATtgatttatgataaaattaaatgttgataaatggatccataaaaaaaaaattgtaatatttaaatGTCTGTATTTTTTagcattataatataatttatttatttcttctagttttagttttaacatgatttataaaaatttagtacCAAGAAGACATATATCTCCTCTTCAATGTCAAATCATGATAAAGAAATTAcagttatataaattttaagataaaaattaataaacaaaaggTGTGTAAATTTAACCCTACTTATCTGAATTTAGATTAACACTACCTCAATCCTAATGTAAacgaaaaattaaattaaacaccACTACATTCTGTATTTAGACATTCGCAGCATCAATCCTTCTCTTCAATagcattcttttttctttctcatttaaCACTACTTCAAATGCTACACATACATAGTTGTTTTTCTAAGAAAAGTTTTAGAGTCCAAGAATCACGTAGTATATTATTGTAACTGGCAAAGCAACCACCATTCCAAAGATAACCCTGCAAAATTTGTGAAATTCatttagaatttatatatatagatgctTTTAACCCATGgatgaataatatatttttaataataaaaaaattcacacaCTTACGCTGTGCTGAGTATGTCTGCATGGAGATTATATTCTTTGGCAAATATAAAGGGAACAAGAGCCTCTGGAAGAGAAGcctacaaaattaattacacaattaaTGGTGTCACAAATAGCTACATTATAGAATTtgaatatacataaaaataaccattaaatcttattaaaaaatatgaagaattcACAAGTGAGTTTTGTTTCACCTGAACAACTGCAACTTTTAAAAGAACTCCATTGACACCCATGGCTTTGGAGGTTGCAAGAATCACCATTGGACCAACCAAAAACTTAATTAACATTGAAATCATAGCTCGAGTTTTTCCACAAGTGATGATTTTCGGTTGCAACGCCATGAAAAGACCTGTTTAATTAACTAAATGTatcatataacaaaaataacaaaaacggAGATTGAATTTAATATGCACACTTCAATTATTTTGATaaccattatttatttatttttttttaaaaaaactactACATTTCAAAAACTGATCATGTGTTACATGTTAGCttaaaattaatcaagtaaTAATGTCCGACAGATATATAAACCGCACCACAATTAATACTTTCGACCTAAAATTTGATTAGGGTTTAAGTTGAAGTGATACATACCTAAACTGAACATGGCCATTCCCAACCCAGCATTTGAAATTATTTCTATGGAACCTTTTATTATAGATGGCATCTTCATGTTCCACCTGTTCACAGCCAAACATGATTATTGaatgttaataatattttttttattgacaaaaagGAGTAAAACATTTCATGTctaaatataatacatttttcatGGTATAGATTATTGAATGATAatcgtatttttttttctaacttttggGTGTGGTTTTCCATATACATCATTGCAGAAAAAATACATTAGAAAGCAATTAAAGGGATAGaagaaggaaaatgattttttgactactaaattttgacaactttctcttacaactttAGGTGACACTTTTTAAGTGGTTCACTagttttccattttctcatttttaatatttcaaaatcacttagGAAATGACACatcatattgtaaaaaaaagttgttaaaatttagtaattaaaatatcattgttcaTAGAAGAAATACCTAAAAAAGATGAGAGACCAAACAAGACCCAAAACACTTGCATAGGTATTAGGGTTTCTTATGAGATTCCTCCAAACCATGCTGAGAATAAGCTTTATCATGACTCTGGCACGAGGCATTTCTTGCCTTTTGTTTGAATCTCCTTCACTGTTATCGTTCTGACTCCTCAATACAGGACCTTCAACACCTTCAATTTCAACATCTGCAGGCACAACTACATTTACAAAATGTGTTTGTTTTAATCACAGattctattatattattacaatGTTATGAATATCATTAAGCAAAATTGACATTACCAACATCTTGTGGTAATATTATACTGTTAACAATTACaatattctttttactttctttttcattgtcCCCTAAATacttgaagaaaacaaaagaagcaaacgaaaaaattgttttttaagatTGCTGTTCACtagtttaattttgttaatttcattaatatatcttattatatatttaataaatattttatatatttataaaaataatttaaaaaaaaatcgttaAGGAAATTGAAagatatatgaaaagaaaaacttaaatagCTAATAGAATATTCATGAAAATAGGGGCTGatttaaaatgaaaagagaattaaaatatttcttgtaTTAGTTATCCTATGCAAAAATATCTTTAGTTATGATTACTCTTCtgagtttaaaataaaaaaaaaggtctaACTTTATCTAGTATAAAGTATTTTAAGAACTTCACTTTTTGACTAAAATCAAACATagttaataaaagaaaagattaaGTGGTTATAGTATATATTAAGCAAGTGTTTGAGGGTTATTAAAAGTTGATGATATACAACATATCACGTATGTTACTTGAAAAGTTATAAGACTATATGTATCTCCTTTATCCAGGATTCACGGGCAAAAGACAAAATACACAGTGTGAGTGCATGTATCACGTGTAAATTGAGATAGAATTACCTTTCGATGGAGCAGTTTCGCCTGCAAAATCAACACCCTTTGAAGATTCCATGTAAGATCCAACTCTAGTATTCGCTGCATGTCTCACATTAGGATCAGAAGTTGGCGAAGTTGACATAAACATGTGCAAACCCTTGTTACTGTCTGTCTCCTTGTCCCCTATTGGTTTCAGAGACAGATACGGAGAAACCAAACCATGACCAACGCTCTTGCTCCTTGAAAAActcttttcatgcattttcaGCATCCCCTCTCTGTTGAGACCATGTGGGTGCGAATCTGTGGCACTAAAATTTGAACTTGAACTTCGCAGCCTTGGTTCTTTTGATGCGACGGACACGGAACGTGACATGACCACCACGTGAAGATTCCCATCTTCTCCGGTTTCTGCATTAGTTTCGAGCATTTCTCGACAACTCAGAGAACCAACGTGGGAATGAACCCTAACGGAGGATATAGCACCTGCTGTATCAGGGAATTTCTGCAGAATGAGTAGCTTGGCCGCTCTATATTCGAACATGAACAGCAAGAGAGTGTACCAAATCACACTCTGAAAAACCACGATTTGGATCATGAGCGCGGTTGTGAAGTCTCCATACATGGCTCTCAGAAGAGGAACCCCCATGATGAGCGTGTTGGGGAGAGTGGAGAGTGAGAACAGTGTGATGGTCCAGTTCATGCTACCCCACTTTGTGAAAGCGTTCCACAGAACAAGTGCAGCCAAAATCACAACCTTTTGAAGAGAATCCGCGGCTAAGAACCTGAAGTTCATGGTGTAAGGGTTATTGTTGGATATGAAATGAAAAGAGAGGAAGGGCACTCCAAAAACCGACACAAAACGGTTTATGCCGGAGCACTGTTCTGGGGTGAAGATCTTCCACCAACGGACGGAGCCATAGGCTAAGATCAAAGCCACGTAGAGGGGCACAATGGCTGCAACTACATCGTACACGTCGCTACCTTTGATCATGGTTGAAGCAAAATAAGTGTAGACAACGAAGGTGAGAGAAAACGAAAGAGGTTATgaatttttgtgtgtgtttaatCTGAAAAGAaagtgtatatttatatataactcCAATGAAAAGGAACGAACGAACTCTTCTTCAATGCTGGTCTTCTCCTTACTTACGTGTCTtcctaaaacataaaaaaagaaaaagtgagtatcattaagaaagaaaaaaaatgcaacaaaaGAGAGTTCAATAAAAAGAACTTACTCGCTTAGGTGTGATTCACAGTTATCCTTTAACTCTCCTTTGGCAACACTTCAAATCATAATGTACTCATGCAATGATTTTCATTGACTTTTTTACAGGCTGTGTGAACAGAACTTTACTTCTTATTAAAGTACTGAATTCCCATTCCATTGAAACAAATAACAGATTCATACGTTATTTATGGACATATAGAAGAAATATGCAGAAACGTTTGGTTTTATAGCTTCTGTAATAAGAATTAGAGTTATTCACCTGTTCTGTTCCCACAAGTTTAGCTATATATCATTTGTTGCGGTATATTACCACTACACGAGGAATATCTTTGGCTTAATTGAAAGCCATTAACATGATTTTGAGGGCTGAATGGAGACTTGAAAAGATGATCAGATTCCTCGTGTAGTGGTAATATGGTTTGCAGAATCAAATTGTTAGAAGAAATTCTTGTGTGGTAGATGATTTTGATGCGTATGAGATTCCCATgtgtttgttttgaattttgctTCTTCTGGTTCATTGACTTGTTATATGCTTCTTGTTCAATTCCCTtgtgatttttagttgcatccatcgttttttatgttttgtccCATTGAGATATGCGTTGGAACCCTAACAGATTCTAAATGTATGCTGAAAACTCAAATGCATTGACACAACTGAAGACTTTCTGTATATCTTACCCACCCcctattattcaaaataaaaataaccattttttactaattaaaagATGTCAGATAAcagaaattaattttactaatttcaattaaaaagtaacattgtttttataatatttcatcGGTAGTAGAATAAAGTTAAGAACAACTATGTAAATGTgccctttatttaaataattttattaaaaataaattcactttaccaataaaatcatttttatttcagATGTAATGTTATTTATCTgtgaataaattataaacaaaaaaaaatattttatcgaAATTGAAAACatcaatcaattattttttagaaggttaaaattattttttattcttaataatatttcctaatattttaataattatatttaactaataAATTGATTCCTTTAAGTATAGAGTaagatatatgaatttattgagTCTGAAActatttaaaagtatatatattagttttcaataatttttttcttttgtaattataaCACTCATATTATTAATTGATTGGATTTTGTTATTGCATACAAGTTTCATTAGCACTTAATTGTCcaccaataaaattaaaaacttattatatgataacttttaatttatttttaatcacattgcttttttaaatgatattgaTGTGCACGTGTATGTCATTTAATTAGAGTTGTGTGTTACTAATGTATtagtgaagaaagaaaaaacaagaccATCGTTAGAGTATATTTTTCCTA
Encoded here:
- the LOC114164579 gene encoding auxin efflux carrier component 2-like; this translates as MIKGSDVYDVVAAIVPLYVALILAYGSVRWWKIFTPEQCSGINRFVSVFGVPFLSFHFISNNNPYTMNFRFLAADSLQKVVILAALVLWNAFTKWGSMNWTITLFSLSTLPNTLIMGVPLLRAMYGDFTTALMIQIVVFQSVIWYTLLLFMFEYRAAKLLILQKFPDTAGAISSVRVHSHVGSLSCREMLETNAETGEDGNLHVVVMSRSVSVASKEPRLRSSSSNFSATDSHPHGLNREGMLKMHEKSFSRSKSVGHGLVSPYLSLKPIGDKETDSNKGLHMFMSTSPTSDPNVRHAANTRVGSYMESSKDVEIEGVEGPVLRSQNDNSEGDSNKRQEMPRARVMIKLILSMVWRNLIRNPNTYASVLGLVWSLIFFRWNMKMPSIIKGSIEIISNAGLGMAMFSLGLFMALQPKIITCGKTRAMISMLIKFLVGPMVILATSKAMGVNGVLLKVAVVQASLPEALVPFIFAKEYNLHADILSTAVIFGMVVALPVTIIYYVILGL